A genomic stretch from Candidatus Omnitrophota bacterium includes:
- a CDS encoding glycosyltransferase, producing the protein MAKIEEYIPIVGQSIIDDLRLLGERLKGKVIQHINSTPVGGGVAELLNRMVPLLKELAVDARWDVIKGGEQFFNVTKRFHNALHGRAEDITQRDFEVFLETSRENIANVNTYGDIVFVHDPQPIALIKKRSENKWLWRCHIDVSNPDKKVWEFLMDFIIQYDSAVFSAPAFSQKLPIRQFLISPSIDPLSDKNKELPREVIDGVLQKYNISKNKPIITQISRFDRLKDPVGVIDAYKQVRRYINCQLVLAGGAAEDDPEGLKVLEEVKEKARNDPDIHILLLPQNDIEVNALQRASDVIIQKSLREGFGLTVAEALWKAKPVVASNVGGIPLQIKHKYSGLLCHSIEGASFAIKQLLSSPEYAGKLGENGREHIKNNFLVTRHLRDYMLLFLSLYYQEDVINLC; encoded by the coding sequence ATGGCAAAGATAGAAGAATATATACCTATTGTGGGGCAGTCCATCATCGACGACCTGAGGCTGCTCGGCGAACGCCTGAAAGGCAAGGTCATCCAGCATATAAACTCTACTCCTGTAGGAGGCGGGGTCGCCGAGTTGTTAAACCGCATGGTCCCGTTGTTAAAAGAGCTGGCGGTAGACGCGAGGTGGGACGTAATAAAGGGCGGCGAGCAATTCTTTAACGTGACCAAGAGGTTCCATAACGCGCTGCACGGCAGGGCCGAGGATATAACACAAAGGGATTTTGAAGTATTCCTGGAGACCAGCAGGGAAAACATCGCGAATGTCAATACCTACGGGGATATTGTCTTTGTCCACGACCCGCAGCCGATAGCCCTGATAAAAAAGAGGTCCGAGAACAAATGGCTTTGGCGCTGCCATATTGATGTGTCTAATCCCGACAAAAAGGTCTGGGAGTTTCTAATGGATTTTATTATTCAGTATGACTCGGCGGTATTTTCCGCCCCGGCCTTCTCGCAAAAACTGCCGATAAGGCAATTCTTGATCTCTCCGTCCATCGACCCTTTAAGCGATAAGAACAAAGAGCTGCCGCGGGAGGTGATAGACGGCGTTTTACAAAAATATAATATCAGTAAAAATAAGCCGATAATCACCCAGATATCCCGCTTTGACCGCCTGAAAGACCCTGTAGGTGTGATCGACGCGTATAAGCAGGTAAGAAGATATATCAATTGCCAGCTGGTTTTGGCCGGCGGCGCCGCGGAAGACGACCCGGAGGGCCTGAAGGTCCTTGAGGAAGTTAAAGAGAAGGCCAGGAATGATCCGGATATCCATATATTGCTTTTGCCTCAAAATGATATAGAGGTGAACGCGCTGCAAAGGGCCTCAGACGTCATTATCCAGAAGTCCCTGAGGGAAGGGTTCGGTTTAACGGTCGCCGAGGCCTTGTGGAAGGCAAAGCCGGTTGTGGCCTCCAATGTCGGCGGTATCCCTCTGCAAATAAAACATAAATACTCAGGGCTGCTTTGCCATTCTATTGAGGGGGCCAGTTTTGCCATAAAACAGCTCTTAAGCAGCCCTGAATACGCCGGAAAATTGGGAGAGAACGGGCGCGAACATATAAAAAACAATTTTTTAGTTACGAGGCACTTAAGAGATTATATGCTGCTGTTCCTTTCATTGTATTACCAGGAAGATGTCATTAACCTGTGTTGA
- the pyrE gene encoding orotate phosphoribosyltransferase, whose translation MNNIDALKARLLVVLKEKSFHKQKVKLASGLESDYYIDARVTTLSAEGAYLAAKIMIEMAKGEKIKAIGGPTLGADPLAGAIAAVSFQEGAPIDTFIVRKAVKAHGRQKRVEGAALEKGDEVILIDDVATTGGSLVDAIGALKEMGVKVNKVFCVVDRLQGAAENLRKSGCELIPIFTSKDFGV comes from the coding sequence ATGAATAATATAGACGCCTTAAAGGCCAGGTTACTGGTTGTCTTGAAAGAAAAAAGTTTTCACAAGCAGAAGGTGAAGTTGGCCTCGGGGCTTGAGAGCGATTATTATATTGACGCCCGGGTCACTACTTTAAGCGCCGAAGGCGCCTACCTGGCGGCGAAGATAATGATAGAGATGGCTAAAGGAGAAAAGATAAAGGCGATAGGCGGCCCTACCCTCGGCGCGGACCCCCTTGCCGGCGCTATCGCCGCCGTGAGTTTTCAGGAAGGCGCTCCCATAGACACATTTATCGTAAGGAAGGCGGTTAAGGCGCACGGCAGGCAGAAACGCGTAGAAGGCGCCGCGTTAGAAAAGGGAGACGAGGTTATTTTGATAGACGATGTGGCGACCACGGGCGGCTCCCTCGTTGATGCCATAGGGGCGTTAAAAGAAATGGGCGTCAAGGTCAACAAGGTATTTTGCGTGGTTGACCGGCTGCAGGGAGCGGCAGAAAACCTGCGCAAGTCCGGCTGTGAACTTATTCCCATATTTACCTCAAAGGATTTCGGAGTATAA
- a CDS encoding M48 family metallopeptidase, whose amino-acid sequence MLRGIFASVLAFSLCGCITEYNIATRQEELIYYSTEKEGRLGASVAAAIEKEYKLAEDPLVQERVRRIGERIAAVSDRKDIKYHFKVIDEDEVNAVSLPGGYVYCFSGLIEKIETDDQLAAVLAHEVAHIAAKHSIKKLQAAMGYSLLRVALAQAGDANAAAGIDAAVNQAFLGYSREDELQADTLGVKYTRLAGYDPDAALGVLEILEKEGRKRPAGSKSYFRTHPYIPDRIRVVRQGLGEDMSFTDYINIEQEVK is encoded by the coding sequence ATGTTAAGGGGCATTTTCGCGTCAGTCCTCGCGTTTTCCCTATGCGGCTGTATCACGGAGTACAACATCGCCACGCGGCAGGAGGAGTTGATATATTACAGCACGGAGAAAGAGGGGCGGTTAGGCGCCTCAGTGGCGGCGGCGATCGAGAAGGAATACAAATTAGCGGAAGACCCTCTGGTGCAGGAACGCGTGCGGCGGATAGGAGAGCGTATCGCGGCCGTTTCCGACCGCAAAGACATAAAGTATCATTTTAAGGTCATAGATGAGGACGAAGTTAACGCCGTGTCATTGCCCGGCGGATATGTCTATTGTTTCAGCGGGCTGATCGAGAAGATAGAGACCGACGACCAGCTGGCCGCGGTGCTGGCGCATGAAGTGGCGCACATTGCCGCCAAGCACAGCATAAAGAAACTCCAGGCGGCGATGGGATATTCGCTTCTGCGCGTCGCGCTCGCGCAGGCAGGGGATGCCAATGCCGCGGCAGGCATTGACGCCGCGGTAAATCAGGCATTCCTGGGTTATTCCCGTGAGGATGAACTTCAGGCCGATACGTTAGGCGTTAAATACACCCGGCTCGCGGGATATGACCCCGACGCGGCGCTGGGGGTCCTTGAGATACTGGAGAAAGAAGGCAGGAAAAGGCCCGCCGGAAGCAAGTCCTACTTTCGCACCCATCCCTATATCCCCGACCGCATAAGAGTGGTCAGGCAGGGGCTGGGCGAAGACATGAGTTTTACGGACTATATCAACATCGAGCAGGAAGTGAAATGA
- a CDS encoding type II secretion system protein gives MKNNKAFTLAELILAAAITAFAFSAILLGILTYSLIGKKARQITIATGHAEYVLEEIKDSTISAIQSTDWAQWARDEGLDDLDRGDDLEAITVSTSGTNPLLVQVTVSWDEDGASRSIDFYTKVAE, from the coding sequence ATGAAAAACAATAAGGCGTTCACTCTCGCGGAATTGATATTAGCCGCCGCGATAACGGCGTTTGCCTTCAGCGCCATACTTCTGGGCATATTGACTTATTCGCTGATAGGCAAGAAGGCGCGGCAGATCACTATCGCCACCGGCCATGCCGAATACGTCCTGGAGGAGATAAAGGATTCCACGATCTCTGCTATACAATCAACCGACTGGGCGCAGTGGGCCCGGGATGAAGGGCTGGATGATTTAGATAGAGGGGATGATCTTGAGGCAATAACCGTATCCACGTCAGGGACGAATCCCCTCCTTGTTCAGGTTACTGTCAGTTGGGATGAAGACGGGGCATCCAGAAGCATAGATTTTTACACAAAGGTCGCGGAATGA
- a CDS encoding prepilin-type N-terminal cleavage/methylation domain-containing protein, translated as MRVGNKKNGFTLVEAMIVVLIFSFIVAAISGVLLAGNQSLKANYASFIVQQQGRGSLLKIARELRKASGVSLVSQGADSITYQAKDALGASYEAAIYLNEESGKIMKSVGGVDTATIAGEISGLAFYTQGNTVKIEVTSQKTVLGRTHTFTLAGRARVRNL; from the coding sequence ATGAGAGTGGGGAATAAAAAAAACGGTTTTACGCTGGTAGAGGCCATGATAGTGGTCTTGATATTTTCTTTTATTGTCGCCGCCATATCCGGCGTCCTGCTGGCAGGTAATCAATCGCTGAAGGCAAATTACGCCTCATTCATAGTCCAGCAGCAGGGGCGCGGCTCCCTGTTGAAGATCGCGAGGGAATTGAGGAAGGCCTCAGGGGTGTCGCTTGTTTCTCAAGGGGCGGATTCTATCACCTATCAGGCAAAGGATGCGTTGGGCGCTTCCTATGAAGCCGCTATCTATCTTAACGAGGAAAGCGGCAAGATCATGAAGAGCGTAGGCGGTGTTGATACCGCGACCATAGCGGGGGAAATATCAGGCCTGGCTTTTTATACGCAAGGCAACACCGTGAAAATAGAGGTTACGTCCCAAAAGACAGTCCTGGGCAGGACGCATACCTTTACTCTCGCGGGCAGGGCGCGGGTGAGGAACCTATGA